A single window of Achromobacter xylosoxidans DNA harbors:
- a CDS encoding non-heme iron oxygenase ferredoxin subunit — protein sequence MTTWTPVAQVGDISPDTGTLRVALEGEAVCVYDLQGEICATQDRCPHGNASLADGYLENGTIECPLHQGVFDVRSGKPQCPPVTADLRRYAVRVEAGTIYLSPEAA from the coding sequence ATGACGACCTGGACTCCGGTCGCCCAGGTGGGCGACATTTCCCCCGACACCGGCACGCTGCGCGTCGCGCTGGAGGGCGAGGCCGTGTGCGTGTACGACCTGCAGGGCGAGATCTGCGCCACCCAGGACCGCTGCCCGCACGGCAATGCCAGCCTGGCCGACGGCTACCTGGAGAACGGCACCATCGAATGCCCCTTGCACCAGGGCGTGTTCGACGTCCGCAGCGGCAAACCGCAATGTCCGCCCGTCACCGCCGACCTGCGGCGCTACGCGGTGCGGGTCGAGGCCGGCACCATCTACCTGAGCCCGGAGGCCGCGTGA
- a CDS encoding NAD(P)/FAD-dependent oxidoreductase, which yields MSAGAIVIVGAGQAGGWAAATLRGRGYRGRIVLLGDEPHPPYERPPLSKAVLGGQAAPESTELFSLERLAELDITFRPGVAATRLWPERHQVETSDGAMLSYDKLILCSGGRPIVPALPGADGPAVHVLRTRDDALRLRARLGPGRRIVIAGGGWIGLEVAATARLAGCATTVLEQAPRLCARSVPPGVSAHLAALHAAQGVSLRLNASLRAVHARPEGGCVAELADGSRLEADAVVLGVGMQANDALAREAGIACERGVLVDEYCRTSAPDVLAAGDVAVATPAGGGPIRLESWQNAQDQGAAAALSALDAGQPYLPSGAVWSEQYDAMVQIAGFPARGGREVLRPLADARALLSVALDEGGRVVGAVAVNAARELRQLRQWIAQGTQVDPAQLARADAPLSSARIG from the coding sequence GTGAGCGCCGGCGCCATCGTCATCGTCGGCGCGGGGCAGGCCGGCGGCTGGGCCGCGGCCACGCTGCGTGGCCGTGGCTACCGCGGCCGCATCGTGCTGCTGGGCGATGAGCCGCACCCGCCGTACGAGCGGCCGCCCCTGAGCAAGGCGGTGCTGGGCGGTCAGGCCGCGCCCGAGAGCACCGAGCTGTTTTCCCTAGAACGCCTGGCGGAACTGGATATCACGTTCCGGCCCGGCGTCGCGGCGACGCGGCTGTGGCCCGAGCGCCATCAGGTCGAGACGTCCGACGGCGCCATGCTCAGCTACGACAAACTGATCCTGTGCTCCGGCGGCCGTCCCATCGTGCCGGCCTTGCCCGGCGCCGACGGCCCCGCCGTCCATGTGCTGCGCACCCGCGACGATGCCTTGCGCCTGCGGGCCCGCCTGGGCCCCGGCCGCCGCATCGTCATCGCCGGCGGCGGCTGGATCGGCCTGGAAGTGGCCGCCACCGCGCGCCTGGCGGGCTGCGCCACCACGGTGCTGGAACAGGCGCCGCGCCTGTGCGCCCGCAGCGTGCCGCCCGGCGTCTCGGCCCACCTGGCGGCGTTGCACGCCGCGCAGGGCGTTTCGTTGCGCTTGAATGCCAGCCTGCGCGCGGTGCATGCGCGGCCCGAGGGCGGCTGCGTGGCCGAACTGGCGGACGGCAGCCGCCTGGAGGCGGACGCCGTGGTGCTGGGCGTCGGCATGCAGGCCAACGACGCCCTGGCGCGCGAGGCCGGCATCGCCTGCGAACGCGGCGTGCTGGTCGACGAATACTGCCGCACGTCGGCGCCCGATGTGCTGGCCGCGGGCGACGTGGCGGTAGCCACGCCCGCCGGCGGCGGACCCATCCGCCTCGAATCCTGGCAGAACGCGCAGGACCAGGGCGCGGCGGCGGCCTTGTCGGCGCTGGATGCGGGCCAGCCCTACCTGCCCAGCGGCGCGGTCTGGTCGGAACAGTACGACGCCATGGTGCAGATCGCCGGCTTTCCGGCGCGGGGCGGGCGCGAAGTCCTGCGGCCCCTGGCGGACGCGCGGGCGCTGCTGTCGGTGGCGCTGGACGAGGGCGGACGCGTGGTTGGCGCCGTGGCGGTGAACGCGGCGCGCGAACTGCGCCAGCTGCGCCAGTGGATCGCCCAGGGCACCCAGGTGGATCCCGC